Proteins encoded together in one Pseudomonas sp. TCU-HL1 window:
- a CDS encoding Na+/H+ antiporter subunit E — protein MMRRIFPHPAESLLLLFVWLLLVDSFAFGHWLLGAFLGWLIPFCFQPLLIERPKRWHPLKLMRFLLMVVWDVLVANFLVARLTLGRVEALRPAFVEVPIDLDNELAISVLVSVVSLTPGSLAADLSADRRTLLVHGLDVPDKVAMVAEIKARYEAPLKEIFPCSPT, from the coding sequence ATGATGCGACGCATCTTTCCCCATCCGGCCGAAAGCCTGCTGCTGCTCTTCGTCTGGCTGCTGCTGGTGGATTCCTTCGCCTTCGGCCACTGGTTGCTGGGCGCCTTCCTCGGCTGGTTGATTCCGTTCTGCTTCCAGCCGCTGCTGATCGAGCGACCGAAACGCTGGCACCCGCTGAAGCTGATGCGCTTCCTGCTGATGGTGGTCTGGGACGTGCTGGTGGCCAACTTCCTGGTGGCGCGGCTGACCCTGGGCCGTGTCGAGGCACTGCGACCGGCCTTCGTCGAGGTGCCGATCGACCTGGATAACGAACTGGCTATCAGCGTACTGGTGAGCGTGGTGTCCCTGACCCCGGGCTCGCTGGCCGCCGACCTCAGCGCCGACCGCCGGACCCTGCTGGTGCACGGCCTGGATGTACCGGACAAGGTGGCCATGGTGGCCGAGATCAAGGCGCGCTATGAGGCACCGCTGAAGGAGATCTTCCCATGCTCGCCTACGTGA
- the gap gene encoding type I glyceraldehyde-3-phosphate dehydrogenase produces MLRIALNGYGRIGRALVRALFERGLDQRLRIEAINDLGDFESLAHLTRFDSTFGRFPGHVHLHDDRLQVNGQAIHLLRERDPVNLPWDQLGVDLVLECSGKMKKRAQVEQHLTAGAPRVLLSHPLDSADLTVVYGVNHEQLGSQQIVSNASCTTNCLAPLAMLLHREVGIRSGLVTTVHAYTNDQNLLDKSHGDLYRARAAAVSMIPTSTGAAKAIGLVLPELAGRLDGLAVRVPTPNVSLLDLSFIAERPTSREAINAALEAGAPDLLPGVMECNALPLVSSDFNGHPISCVVDLNHTRVQGDLVKVLAWYDNEWAFANRMLDVVLTWLAP; encoded by the coding sequence ATGCTGCGTATCGCCCTGAATGGATATGGGCGCATCGGTCGCGCTCTGGTTCGTGCGTTGTTCGAGCGGGGTCTCGATCAGCGCCTGCGCATCGAAGCCATCAATGACCTCGGCGATTTCGAATCGCTGGCCCACCTCACCCGTTTCGATTCCACCTTCGGCCGCTTCCCCGGCCACGTTCACCTGCACGACGATCGCCTGCAGGTGAACGGCCAGGCCATCCACCTGCTGCGCGAGCGTGACCCGGTCAACCTGCCCTGGGATCAACTGGGCGTGGACCTGGTGCTGGAATGCTCGGGGAAGATGAAGAAACGCGCGCAGGTGGAACAGCACCTCACCGCTGGCGCGCCGCGCGTACTGCTGTCCCACCCGCTGGACAGCGCCGACCTGACGGTGGTCTACGGGGTCAACCACGAGCAACTGGGCAGCCAGCAGATCGTCTCCAACGCGTCCTGCACCACCAACTGCCTGGCACCGCTGGCCATGCTGCTGCACCGCGAGGTGGGCATCCGCAGCGGCCTGGTGACCACAGTGCATGCCTACACCAATGACCAGAACCTGCTGGACAAGAGCCACGGCGATCTCTACCGGGCGCGGGCGGCTGCCGTCTCGATGATCCCCACCAGTACCGGCGCGGCCAAGGCCATCGGCCTGGTCCTGCCGGAACTGGCCGGCCGCCTGGACGGGCTGGCGGTGCGGGTGCCGACACCCAATGTTTCGCTGCTGGACCTGTCGTTCATTGCCGAACGCCCGACCAGCCGCGAGGCGATCAACGCGGCGCTGGAGGCCGGCGCCCCCGATCTGCTGCCAGGGGTGATGGAGTGCAACGCCCTGCCGCTGGTGTCCAGCGACTTCAACGGTCACCCGATTTCCTGCGTGGTCGACCTCAATCACACGCGCGTACAGGGGGATCTGGTGAAGGTGCTGGCCTGGTACGACAACGAATGGGCCTTCGCCAACCGCATGCTGGATGTCGTGCTGACCTGGCTGGCGCCCTGA
- a CDS encoding short chain dehydrogenase, whose protein sequence is MKIILVGASGTIGRAIDNELKERHEIIRVGHSSGTLRVNITDSASIRRMFEEAGPFDALISAVGKVHFGALAEMGEAEFAIGLKDKLMGQVNLVLIGREFANDGASFTLTSGVLSDDPIRYGASASLVNGAIDAFVRSAALELPRGMRINSVSPTVIEEALPGYAPFFRGYKAVPAAEAALAYAKSAEGAQTGQTYRVW, encoded by the coding sequence ATGAAAATCATCCTCGTCGGTGCCAGCGGCACCATCGGCAGAGCCATCGACAACGAACTGAAGGAGCGCCATGAAATTATTCGTGTCGGCCACAGCAGCGGCACGCTGCGGGTGAACATCACCGATTCGGCGTCGATCCGCCGCATGTTCGAGGAAGCCGGCCCCTTTGACGCGCTGATCAGCGCGGTGGGCAAGGTCCATTTCGGCGCGCTGGCGGAAATGGGCGAAGCCGAGTTCGCCATCGGCCTCAAGGACAAGCTGATGGGCCAGGTCAACCTGGTGCTGATCGGCCGCGAGTTCGCCAACGACGGCGCGTCCTTCACCCTGACCTCGGGGGTGCTGAGCGACGACCCGATCCGCTATGGCGCCTCGGCCAGCCTGGTCAACGGCGCCATCGATGCCTTCGTGCGCAGCGCTGCCCTGGAACTGCCGCGCGGCATGCGTATCAACAGCGTCAGCCCGACGGTGATTGAAGAAGCGCTGCCGGGCTATGCGCCCTTCTTCCGTGGCTACAAGGCGGTGCCGGCGGCCGAGGCGGCGCTGGCCTACGCCAAGAGCGCGGAAGGCGCGCAGACCGGGCAGACCTATCGCGTGTGGTAA
- a CDS encoding DUF488 domain-containing protein, which yields MIQYKRVYEPTDVDEGHRVLVDRLWPRGCRKDALGRAAWLREVAPSDGLRKQFCHDPALFNEFRLLYRAELAAHPEHWQGLLEMARKGNLTLLYAARDEVHNNAVVLAEFLEEELERNDPPSSPVCYAGEL from the coding sequence ATGATCCAGTACAAGCGTGTCTACGAACCCACGGATGTTGACGAGGGCCATCGGGTGCTGGTGGATCGGCTATGGCCACGGGGCTGTCGCAAGGATGCCCTCGGGCGGGCGGCCTGGCTGCGTGAGGTGGCGCCGTCCGATGGCCTGCGCAAACAGTTCTGCCACGACCCAGCACTGTTCAACGAGTTCCGCCTGCTCTACCGCGCCGAGCTGGCGGCTCACCCGGAGCATTGGCAAGGGTTGCTGGAGATGGCCCGCAAGGGCAACCTGACGCTGCTCTACGCCGCCAGGGACGAGGTGCATAACAATGCCGTCGTGCTGGCGGAGTTCCTCGAAGAGGAACTGGAGCGCAACGACCCGCCCAGCTCGCCGGTGTGTTACGCCGGCGAGCTGTAG
- a CDS encoding LysR family transcriptional regulator, producing MSELDDLAAFAVLMEAGSFTAAAERLGCSKGQLSKRIRLLEQELGASLLHRTTRRLDLTAAGAALLPEAQALAAQAERARQSVRRLQEELAGCARLTVPVSLGETFFDALLLDFTRQYPQIRIELDLHNGYRDLVAEGFDLAIRSGMDVDERLVARPLFSLQEITCATPAYLAAHGEPRQPSDLALHQCLLNTHYSGFEEWLYHRQHRLERVKVAGALASNHYSLLKKAALSGAGIARLPSYMIYDELAAGRLVWLLRDYQTRQTPVFLVHPSQGGLPRRTQVLADYLLAWFERSRQMLDKAGE from the coding sequence ATGAGCGAACTGGACGATCTGGCAGCCTTCGCGGTGTTGATGGAGGCTGGCAGCTTCACCGCCGCAGCGGAACGGCTGGGCTGCAGCAAGGGCCAACTCTCCAAGCGTATCCGTCTATTGGAGCAGGAACTGGGCGCTTCGCTGCTGCACCGCACGACTCGCCGCCTGGACCTGACCGCTGCTGGCGCGGCGCTGTTGCCGGAAGCCCAGGCATTGGCCGCCCAGGCCGAGCGGGCGCGGCAGTCGGTAAGGCGATTGCAGGAGGAATTGGCTGGTTGCGCGCGGTTGACGGTGCCGGTGTCCCTGGGGGAGACCTTCTTCGATGCGTTGTTGCTGGACTTCACCCGGCAGTACCCGCAGATCCGCATCGAGCTGGACCTGCACAACGGCTACCGCGACCTGGTGGCTGAAGGCTTCGACCTGGCCATTCGTTCCGGCATGGACGTGGATGAGCGCCTGGTGGCCCGGCCCCTGTTCTCCCTGCAGGAAATCACCTGCGCCACCCCGGCCTACCTCGCGGCCCACGGCGAGCCCCGGCAGCCGTCGGACCTCGCCCTGCACCAGTGCCTGCTGAACACCCACTACAGTGGCTTCGAGGAGTGGCTCTACCACCGCCAGCACCGGCTGGAGCGGGTCAAGGTGGCGGGGGCGCTGGCCAGCAACCACTACAGCCTGTTGAAAAAGGCTGCCCTGTCCGGTGCCGGCATTGCGCGGCTGCCGTCCTACATGATCTACGACGAACTGGCTGCCGGCCGCCTGGTGTGGCTGCTGCGCGACTACCAGACGCGCCAGACTCCAGTGTTCCTGGTGCACCCCTCGCAAGGGGGATTGCCCCGGCGTACCCAGGTGCTGGCGGACTATCTACTGGCCTGGTTCGAACGCAGCCGGCAGATGCTGGACAAGGCAGGGGAATAG
- a CDS encoding COG3650 family protein, whose protein sequence is MRLARPLLFSLLPLFGACQMFAEKAPAPAANLVRLQGELSVDAGQVMFSPCGEKRRFTLVDSGATGLLPEAANLSVDGPGTLFADIRASMGATKMPGADGQLNLHTLYRLQREGHGCQDLNFKRLLLRAGGHEPDWSVSVSGKGLILDRPGQPSLALPYMEEQLPDGRFNLSSEANDQRLELWVAPQRCVDSMSGTVQHLTAELRLDGKPQRGCASFGGARDD, encoded by the coding sequence ATGCGCCTCGCCCGCCCCTTGCTGTTCAGCCTCTTGCCCCTCTTCGGCGCCTGCCAGATGTTCGCCGAGAAAGCCCCCGCCCCTGCCGCCAACCTGGTGCGCCTGCAGGGTGAGCTGAGCGTAGACGCAGGCCAGGTGATGTTCAGCCCTTGTGGCGAAAAACGCCGTTTCACCCTGGTGGACAGCGGCGCCACCGGCCTGCTCCCCGAAGCGGCCAACCTCTCGGTGGACGGCCCCGGCACCCTGTTCGCCGACATCCGCGCGAGCATGGGCGCAACGAAAATGCCGGGCGCCGACGGCCAGCTGAACCTGCATACCCTCTACCGCCTGCAACGCGAGGGCCACGGCTGCCAGGACCTCAATTTCAAGCGCCTGCTGCTGCGCGCCGGCGGCCATGAACCGGACTGGAGCGTCAGTGTCAGCGGCAAGGGCCTGATTCTCGACCGACCCGGTCAACCCTCCCTCGCCCTGCCCTACATGGAAGAACAGCTGCCTGACGGTCGCTTCAACCTGTCCAGCGAAGCCAATGACCAGCGGCTGGAGTTGTGGGTGGCGCCCCAGCGCTGCGTCGACAGCATGAGTGGCACCGTCCAGCACCTGACCGCCGAATTGCGCCTGGACGGCAAGCCCCAGCGCGGCTGCGCCTCCTTTGGTGGCGCCCGCGACGACTAA
- a CDS encoding efflux transporter outer membrane subunit, with product MHRNPWPGVARASLFAVVSLLSACIDSQGIAPRAERLDATQLDPGPAIRRAERDAAWPDAQWWRAYGDPQLDTWMHQALVNSPSLAMAAARVRQARALAGVVESAEQPQVSLDANLQRKRWPDDYFYGPGELARTTSWNNTSLLGFSYDLDLWGRERSRSHQALDQAQVAVTEARMAALELQGNLVRSYIRLALLHAEKDIAQSSLAQQEQILALAQQRLRDGIGTRLDVSRAEAPLPESHRQIDALNESIALSRNQLAALAGKGPGEGERLQRPTLDLQHLPGLPAQLPLELLGRRPDLVARRWQVAAQARGIEAAKAGFYPNVNLLGGIGSNATQGGVLDFLRYDTLTYGLGPALSLPVFDGGLRRGELGAAAAGYDVAVEQYNQALIGALQQVADALVRIQSLRQQQDLAAEAVAAAQKTCDLALLAQQRGLTGFDAVLDTQPALFQRQRQQQQVRAALLGAQADLLLALGGGVLPVPAGPSDAGLAPQELRLRFLPKP from the coding sequence GTGCACCGCAATCCTTGGCCCGGCGTCGCCCGGGCCAGTCTGTTCGCCGTCGTTTCGCTCCTCTCCGCCTGTATCGATAGTCAGGGCATAGCGCCCCGGGCCGAACGCCTGGATGCCACCCAACTGGACCCCGGCCCGGCCATTCGCCGCGCCGAGCGTGACGCCGCCTGGCCCGATGCCCAGTGGTGGCGTGCCTATGGCGACCCGCAGCTGGATACCTGGATGCATCAGGCGCTGGTCAACAGCCCCAGCCTGGCCATGGCCGCAGCCCGCGTACGCCAGGCGCGAGCCCTGGCCGGGGTGGTCGAGTCCGCCGAGCAGCCGCAGGTCAGCCTCGATGCCAACCTGCAGCGCAAGCGCTGGCCGGATGATTACTTCTACGGCCCCGGCGAACTCGCTCGCACCACGAGCTGGAACAACACCAGCCTGCTGGGCTTTTCCTACGACCTCGACCTCTGGGGGCGCGAGCGCAGCCGCAGCCACCAGGCCCTCGACCAGGCCCAGGTCGCCGTGACCGAAGCGCGCATGGCCGCGCTCGAGCTGCAAGGCAACCTGGTGCGCAGTTACATCCGCCTGGCGCTGCTGCATGCGGAGAAGGACATCGCCCAGTCCAGCCTTGCACAGCAGGAACAAATCCTTGCCCTGGCGCAGCAGCGCCTGCGTGATGGCATCGGGACCCGGCTGGACGTCAGCCGCGCCGAAGCCCCCTTGCCGGAAAGCCATCGACAGATCGATGCCTTGAACGAATCCATCGCCTTGAGCCGTAACCAGCTGGCGGCCCTGGCCGGCAAGGGGCCGGGGGAGGGCGAGCGGCTGCAGCGGCCAACCCTGGACCTGCAGCACCTGCCGGGATTGCCGGCGCAATTGCCGTTGGAGCTGCTTGGCCGCCGACCGGACCTGGTCGCCAGGCGCTGGCAGGTAGCGGCTCAGGCGCGCGGTATCGAAGCCGCCAAGGCCGGCTTCTACCCCAACGTCAACCTGCTGGGGGGCATTGGCTCCAACGCTACCCAGGGCGGCGTATTGGATTTCCTCCGTTACGACACGCTCACCTACGGCCTGGGTCCGGCCCTCAGCCTGCCGGTGTTCGACGGCGGCCTGCGCCGTGGCGAACTGGGCGCCGCTGCTGCCGGGTACGACGTTGCGGTGGAGCAGTACAACCAGGCGCTGATCGGCGCTTTGCAGCAGGTGGCCGATGCCCTGGTACGCATCCAGTCGCTTCGCCAGCAGCAGGACCTGGCCGCCGAAGCGGTGGCCGCCGCGCAGAAGACCTGCGACCTCGCGCTGCTGGCCCAGCAGCGCGGCCTCACCGGCTTCGATGCGGTGCTGGACACCCAACCGGCCCTGTTCCAGCGCCAACGCCAGCAACAGCAGGTGCGTGCGGCGCTGCTCGGTGCCCAGGCCGACCTGCTGCTGGCCCTGGGCGGCGGCGTGCTGCCCGTGCCTGCCGGTCCTAGCGATGCCGGCCTGGCACCGCAGGAACTGCGCCTGCGCTTTCTCCCCAAGCCCTGA
- a CDS encoding Na+/H+ antiporter subunit C, with protein sequence MEALFAVTLGLLTASGVYLLLRGRTFPVVLGLTLLSYAVNLFLFAMGRLAGEAAVLGRDVQYADPVPQALVLTAIVIGFAMTAFVVVLALRGVSELGTDHVDGLSGEEGAA encoded by the coding sequence ATGGAGGCGCTGTTCGCCGTGACACTCGGCCTGCTCACCGCCAGCGGTGTCTACCTGCTGCTGCGCGGACGGACTTTCCCGGTGGTGCTGGGACTGACGCTGCTGTCCTATGCCGTCAACCTCTTCCTTTTCGCTATGGGGCGTCTGGCTGGCGAAGCGGCCGTGCTCGGGCGCGACGTCCAGTACGCTGACCCGGTTCCCCAGGCGCTGGTGCTGACGGCCATCGTCATCGGCTTCGCCATGACCGCCTTCGTGGTGGTACTGGCGCTGCGTGGTGTGAGCGAGTTGGGTACCGACCATGTGGACGGGCTCTCTGGCGAGGAGGGCGCTGCGTGA
- a CDS encoding monovalent cation/H+ antiporter subunit D: protein MNHLSILPILVPLFTGGLLLVLPSNERLKRTLSVLATLVLVPLALLLMQQAGDGQLRVYALGSWQPPFGIVLMLDRLAALMLLATAVLASGVVLYAVRGDDRIGLRFHALLQFQLLGINGAFLTGDLFNLFVFFEILLIASYALLLHGGGADRVKAGLHYVILNLAGSALFLIAVGTLYGITGTLNMADMARRVAAADPAEAPVLAAAGLVLLLVFALKAALLPLYFWLPRAYASASAPVAALFAIMTKVGIYSILRVYSLIFGPEAGELANLAQPWLWPLALATVILGALGALAATTLQGLLAYLVVVSAGTLLAAIALGTPEAQGAALFYLLHSTWVAGALFLLADLISRQRGEKAGHLVQGPALQNPHILGAAFFFGAIAVAGLPPLSGFFAKLLLLQAVPPGGGALPLWSALLMGGFVSLMALSRAGSTLFWRTGHQVLGSAELDAGRLFATLLLLIGSLLLVVFAQPLQDYAQASAAQLHDPALYRAILGEAGA, encoded by the coding sequence GTGAACCACCTGTCGATCCTGCCGATCCTGGTCCCATTGTTCACCGGCGGCCTGCTGCTGGTCCTGCCGTCCAACGAACGCCTGAAACGCACGCTCTCGGTACTGGCCACGCTGGTGCTGGTACCGCTGGCACTGCTCCTGATGCAGCAAGCCGGCGATGGCCAGCTGCGCGTCTACGCACTGGGCAGTTGGCAGCCGCCTTTCGGCATCGTGCTGATGCTCGATCGCCTCGCCGCCCTGATGCTGCTGGCCACCGCCGTGCTGGCCAGTGGCGTGGTGCTTTACGCCGTGCGTGGCGACGACCGCATCGGCTTGCGCTTCCATGCGTTGCTCCAGTTCCAGCTGCTGGGGATCAACGGCGCCTTCCTCACGGGTGACCTGTTCAACCTGTTCGTGTTCTTCGAGATCCTGCTGATTGCCTCGTACGCCTTGCTGTTGCATGGCGGCGGTGCGGATCGGGTGAAGGCCGGCCTGCACTACGTGATCCTCAACCTTGCCGGTTCGGCGCTGTTCCTGATCGCCGTGGGCACCCTCTATGGCATCACCGGCACCCTGAACATGGCCGATATGGCACGCCGGGTAGCCGCCGCCGACCCCGCCGAGGCGCCCGTGCTGGCCGCTGCCGGGCTGGTATTGCTGCTGGTGTTCGCCCTCAAGGCGGCGCTGCTGCCACTCTACTTCTGGCTGCCGCGCGCCTACGCTTCGGCCAGCGCGCCGGTCGCTGCGCTGTTCGCAATCATGACCAAGGTGGGGATCTACTCCATCCTGCGGGTCTACAGCCTGATCTTCGGACCCGAGGCGGGGGAACTGGCCAATCTGGCACAACCCTGGCTCTGGCCCCTGGCCCTGGCGACGGTGATTCTTGGTGCGCTGGGCGCACTGGCCGCGACCACGCTGCAAGGGCTGCTGGCCTACCTGGTGGTGGTCTCTGCCGGTACTCTGCTGGCCGCCATCGCCCTGGGCACCCCCGAGGCACAGGGAGCGGCGCTGTTCTACCTGCTGCACAGCACCTGGGTGGCCGGAGCGTTATTCCTGCTCGCCGACCTGATCAGCCGCCAGCGCGGCGAGAAAGCGGGCCACCTGGTGCAAGGGCCGGCGCTGCAGAACCCGCACATCCTCGGTGCGGCCTTCTTCTTCGGTGCCATCGCCGTTGCCGGCCTGCCGCCGCTCTCGGGGTTCTTCGCCAAGCTCCTGCTGCTCCAGGCGGTTCCGCCGGGCGGCGGTGCGCTGCCGTTATGGAGCGCGTTGCTGATGGGGGGCTTCGTCAGCCTGATGGCCCTGAGCCGCGCCGGCAGTACCTTGTTCTGGCGTACCGGCCATCAAGTGCTTGGCAGCGCCGAGCTGGATGCTGGCCGACTGTTCGCCACCCTGCTGCTGTTGATCGGCAGCCTGCTGCTGGTGGTCTTCGCCCAGCCACTGCAGGACTACGCCCAGGCCAGCGCGGCGCAGTTGCATGACCCGGCTCTCTATCGGGCTATCCTCGGGGAGGCCGGCGCATGA
- a CDS encoding Na+/H+ antiporter subunit G, with protein MTGAPLPLWAEIIVSALLILGSAFVLVGAIGLYRLPDFFMRLHGPTKATTLGVGGVVMASLVFFSTDADGLSLHELLISLFLFISAPVSAYMLAKAAVLQQLPLDQRTRGKPWNQ; from the coding sequence ATGACCGGCGCGCCCTTGCCCCTTTGGGCGGAAATCATCGTCTCGGCTCTGCTGATCCTCGGCAGCGCCTTCGTGCTGGTCGGCGCCATCGGCCTGTATCGGCTGCCTGATTTCTTCATGCGCCTGCACGGCCCGACCAAGGCCACGACGCTGGGGGTGGGCGGTGTGGTGATGGCGTCCCTGGTGTTCTTCTCCACCGACGCCGACGGTCTCAGCCTGCACGAGCTGCTGATCAGCCTGTTCCTGTTCATCAGTGCGCCGGTCAGTGCCTACATGCTCGCCAAGGCCGCCGTGCTGCAGCAGTTGCCGCTGGACCAGCGCACGCGCGGCAAGCCATGGAACCAGTGA
- a CDS encoding LysR family transcriptional regulator, translating to MDILFNMRAFVCVAETGSFTAAAQRMDLTTSYISRAVATLETHLRTRLLHRTTRRIALTEAGQRYLLRCEQILGYIEEAEAEASEAHARPVGNLKVHAMTGIGQHYLIKAIAQYSEKYPDVSFDLTLANRTTDILDEGYDISVVIAQELPDSGFISKQLGTTYSVLCASPGYIEKNGAARLPSELSKHRCLRLVNNVMSLDKWLFEGPDGQEMVSVNQTPFQVNTADAMTEAIKAGIGVGVLPVYSAISGLKDGSLVRVLPNHSLFPLGIYALYPSRQFLDAKIRTWVEFLREFLPERVAADEEAVAEFSLRLGAPRT from the coding sequence ATGGACATCCTCTTCAACATGCGCGCGTTCGTCTGCGTGGCGGAGACCGGCAGTTTCACCGCCGCCGCCCAGCGCATGGACCTCACCACCTCGTACATTTCCCGCGCGGTGGCCACGCTCGAAACCCACCTGCGTACCCGCCTGCTGCATCGCACCACCCGCCGCATTGCCCTGACCGAAGCCGGCCAGCGCTATCTGCTGCGCTGCGAGCAGATCCTCGGCTACATCGAGGAGGCCGAAGCCGAGGCCAGCGAAGCCCACGCGCGCCCGGTGGGCAACCTGAAAGTCCACGCCATGACCGGCATCGGCCAGCACTACCTGATCAAGGCCATCGCCCAGTACAGCGAGAAGTACCCGGACGTGAGCTTCGACCTGACCCTGGCCAACCGCACCACCGACATCCTCGACGAGGGCTACGACATCTCGGTGGTGATCGCCCAGGAGCTGCCGGATTCAGGGTTCATCTCCAAGCAGTTGGGCACCACCTACAGCGTGCTCTGCGCATCCCCCGGCTACATCGAGAAGAACGGCGCGGCGCGCCTGCCCTCGGAGCTTTCGAAGCACCGCTGCCTGCGCCTGGTGAACAATGTGATGTCCCTGGACAAATGGCTGTTCGAAGGCCCGGACGGCCAGGAGATGGTCAGCGTCAACCAGACGCCCTTCCAGGTGAACACCGCCGACGCCATGACCGAAGCCATCAAGGCCGGGATAGGCGTGGGGGTGCTGCCGGTCTACTCGGCCATCAGCGGCCTGAAGGACGGCAGCCTGGTGCGCGTACTGCCCAATCACAGCCTCTTTCCACTGGGTATCTACGCGCTCTACCCGTCGCGCCAGTTCCTCGATGCGAAGATCCGCACCTGGGTGGAGTTCCTCCGCGAGTTCCTGCCGGAGCGGGTTGCGGCGGATGAAGAGGCGGTGGCGGAGTTCAGCCTGAGGCTGGGCGCACCACGCACCTGA
- a CDS encoding K+/H+ antiporter subunit F, giving the protein MLAYVIPLCLAMLGLALVLTLARLIKGPSLPDRVLALDTLYINAIAMLVLYGIWKGSDLFFEVALLIAVLGFVSTVAVAKYMLRGDIIE; this is encoded by the coding sequence ATGCTCGCCTACGTGATTCCCCTCTGCCTGGCCATGCTCGGCCTGGCGCTGGTGCTGACCCTGGCCCGTCTCATCAAGGGCCCCAGCCTGCCGGACCGGGTGCTGGCGCTGGACACCCTCTACATCAATGCCATCGCCATGCTGGTGCTCTACGGCATCTGGAAGGGTAGCGACCTGTTCTTCGAAGTGGCGCTGCTGATTGCCGTGCTTGGCTTCGTCAGCACCGTTGCGGTGGCCAAGTACATGCTGCGGGGAGACATCATCGAATGA
- a CDS encoding DMT family transporter, with protein MAQQGRLVAVACLVLAMALWGSSFIALKLAFQEVAPHWVIFARMALGSVIFLLAWRWRGALDYRPGDWKYLLGLAACEPCLYFIFEALALQRTSASQAGMITALLPLLVAVGAYALLHERITRSTMAGFLLAVVGAVWLSLAGESDGHAPQPLLGNFYEFLAMLCATGYTLLLKHLSSRYSAFFLTAMQAFIGSLFFLPLAWVTSPLPESVSSLGIGAMIYLGTVVTVGAYGLYNFGVSRLPASQATGFINLIPVFTLAFAWVFLGERLNGEQLLAAGLVFVGVALSQWRSTVPAPAGVLD; from the coding sequence ATGGCGCAGCAAGGTCGACTGGTGGCGGTGGCCTGCCTGGTGCTCGCCATGGCGCTGTGGGGCAGTTCCTTCATCGCCCTCAAGCTGGCCTTCCAGGAGGTCGCGCCGCATTGGGTGATCTTTGCCCGTATGGCCCTCGGAAGCGTGATTTTCCTGCTGGCCTGGCGCTGGCGGGGTGCCCTCGATTACCGCCCCGGCGACTGGAAGTACCTGCTCGGCCTCGCCGCCTGCGAGCCCTGCCTCTACTTCATCTTCGAAGCCCTGGCGCTGCAGCGCACCAGCGCCTCCCAGGCCGGCATGATCACCGCGCTTCTGCCACTACTGGTGGCCGTGGGTGCCTACGCTCTGCTGCACGAACGGATTACCCGCAGCACCATGGCGGGCTTCCTGCTGGCGGTCGTCGGCGCGGTCTGGTTGAGCCTGGCCGGCGAATCAGACGGCCATGCGCCGCAACCGCTGCTGGGCAACTTCTACGAATTCCTCGCCATGCTCTGCGCCACCGGCTACACCCTGCTGCTCAAGCACCTGTCTTCGCGTTATTCAGCCTTCTTCCTCACGGCCATGCAGGCCTTCATCGGCAGCCTGTTCTTCCTGCCGCTGGCCTGGGTGACCTCGCCCCTGCCGGAGTCCGTCAGCTCGCTGGGCATCGGCGCGATGATCTACCTCGGCACCGTCGTCACCGTGGGCGCCTATGGCCTCTACAACTTCGGTGTGTCGCGCCTGCCTGCCAGCCAGGCCACCGGATTCATCAACTTGATTCCGGTGTTCACCCTGGCCTTCGCCTGGGTGTTTCTCGGTGAGCGACTGAACGGCGAACAACTGCTGGCCGCCGGGCTGGTATTTGTCGGGGTGGCGCTGAGCCAGTGGCGCAGCACGGTGCCGGCGCCGGCCGGCGTCCTGGACTGA